The Pseudomonadota bacterium genome includes a window with the following:
- a CDS encoding DMT family transporter has translation MSLLGVIVGLSTAISWSGCALFFTAASKRVGVMSMNHYRTLFGTLLIAAAHAILFGSLVPDATRSQAGTLVASGLVGVVLGDIFLFNSYVDIGPRLGLLIFNINPFVTAFLARGFLGERLSERAWLGMTVTIAGTLWVLWEEKGQGRISRSRHHVRGLAFAALAACCQAVGFVIAKPAITGVGAIDPLSATFIRVSAALVGFFAIGMATGQTAKVIADFRHKKAMLQTLGGAVAGPFIGIWLSLTALKLLPAGVAATLIATMPVVILPMVMVVHKERVSWKATVGAVVAVLGVAILFNA, from the coding sequence ATGAGCCTGCTCGGGGTCATAGTCGGTCTCTCCACGGCAATCAGCTGGTCGGGCTGCGCCCTCTTCTTCACGGCGGCGTCCAAGCGCGTGGGCGTGATGTCCATGAACCACTACCGCACGCTCTTCGGCACGCTCCTTATCGCAGCCGCGCACGCGATCTTGTTCGGCAGCCTCGTCCCCGACGCTACCAGGTCGCAGGCCGGCACCCTCGTTGCAAGCGGCCTCGTCGGCGTCGTGCTCGGCGACATATTTCTCTTCAATTCATACGTGGATATCGGCCCCAGGCTCGGGCTGCTCATCTTCAATATCAATCCCTTCGTCACCGCGTTCCTGGCGAGGGGTTTTCTCGGAGAGCGCCTCTCGGAGAGGGCGTGGCTCGGGATGACCGTGACGATCGCGGGCACCCTGTGGGTCCTCTGGGAGGAGAAGGGACAGGGCAGGATATCGAGGTCGCGCCACCACGTGCGCGGCCTTGCCTTCGCAGCGCTCGCGGCCTGCTGCCAGGCGGTGGGGTTTGTTATCGCCAAGCCGGCGATCACCGGCGTCGGCGCGATAGACCCCCTGTCCGCGACCTTCATCCGGGTATCCGCGGCGCTCGTGGGATTTTTCGCCATCGGAATGGCGACAGGCCAGACCGCGAAGGTGATCGCGGACTTCAGGCACAAAAAGGCGATGCTCCAGACATTAGGCGGCGCGGTCGCGGGTCCGTTCATCGGGATCTGGCTCTCGCTCACCGCGCTCAAGCTCCTGCCCGCGGGAGTCGCGGCCACGCTCATCGCCACGATGCCCGTCGTGATACTCCCCATGGTGATGGTGGTGCACAAGGAGCGGGTCTCGTGGAAGGCCACCGTCGGCGCCGTGGTCGCGGTGCTGGGGGTCGCGATCCTGTTCAATGCATAG
- a CDS encoding serine/threonine protein kinase, translating into MDLPCRFGRYRLVEKIASGGTAEIYRAQLEAGDGFSKTVAIKRLLPSWFENGELARMLKDEARVLCLLPHQSIVQVQELGSEGGSPFIAMEFVHGIDCARLIGRLVRDRSPMPPGHALYVAEQVLMALDFAHRCADADGRPLGIVHRDVSPSNILLSWSGEVKVTDFGIAKGLHRTERTDAGQIRGKYSYMSPEQARGEPIDARSDLFAAGIVLFEMLAGRRLFSNRCEYETLQGVARAEFDLSAIDGLPPELRALITLALAKAPEGRYQSAGEMLAAVRAASRALGEIGSSLDLAAYLAELFPEEIARERSRSTFRQEGEPTRRIDSIAPHVVNFRWNAPGCAWRAVAMVALLAATTAFAPMPRAMDAAAGEAGAATGPLPAVSGQASSPPPVEGMVAIDSVPSGAAGRLMIDGAWQPIRTPFTAGGIDISNGVSGRVELSLDGHEPVSEGFFIGPESAAFVKSFRLRRSSRATISVSARPWGLVTVPGYAKRREAPLASLPVSPGEHTVEVFHPPTGRSLKGRVSLASGASARCRAIFDERASIVCR; encoded by the coding sequence ATGGATCTCCCCTGCAGGTTCGGCCGCTACAGGCTGGTCGAGAAGATCGCCAGCGGCGGCACCGCCGAGATATACAGGGCGCAGCTCGAGGCGGGCGACGGCTTCTCCAAGACGGTCGCCATAAAGCGGCTCCTCCCTTCCTGGTTTGAGAACGGCGAGCTTGCGAGGATGCTCAAGGACGAGGCGAGGGTGCTGTGCCTGCTGCCGCACCAGTCGATCGTGCAGGTGCAGGAGCTGGGCTCCGAGGGCGGCTCGCCCTTCATCGCCATGGAGTTCGTGCACGGCATCGACTGCGCGCGCCTCATAGGCAGGCTCGTCCGCGACCGCTCCCCCATGCCGCCCGGGCACGCCCTCTATGTGGCGGAGCAGGTCCTCATGGCGCTCGACTTCGCGCACCGCTGCGCCGACGCGGACGGCAGGCCGCTGGGGATCGTTCACCGCGACGTGTCGCCCTCCAATATCCTGCTGTCGTGGAGCGGCGAGGTGAAGGTGACCGACTTCGGCATAGCCAAGGGCCTTCACCGCACCGAGCGCACCGACGCGGGCCAGATCAGGGGCAAGTACTCCTACATGTCGCCCGAGCAGGCGCGCGGGGAGCCCATCGACGCGCGCAGCGACCTCTTCGCCGCGGGGATAGTGCTCTTCGAGATGCTGGCAGGACGAAGGCTGTTCTCAAACAGGTGCGAGTACGAGACGCTGCAGGGGGTGGCGAGGGCCGAGTTCGACCTCTCAGCGATCGACGGCCTCCCGCCGGAGCTGCGCGCGCTCATCACGCTCGCCCTGGCAAAGGCCCCCGAAGGGAGATACCAGAGCGCGGGCGAGATGCTCGCCGCTGTCCGCGCCGCCTCGCGCGCCCTGGGCGAGATCGGGTCGAGCCTCGACCTCGCCGCGTACCTGGCGGAGCTCTTCCCCGAGGAGATAGCGCGCGAGCGGAGCCGGTCCACGTTCAGGCAGGAGGGCGAGCCCACGCGCAGGATCGATTCGATCGCCCCGCATGTGGTGAATTTTCGCTGGAACGCCCCCGGCTGCGCGTGGAGGGCGGTGGCGATGGTGGCCCTGCTCGCGGCGACGACCGCCTTTGCGCCCATGCCGCGCGCGATGGACGCCGCGGCGGGCGAAGCAGGCGCGGCGACAGGACCGCTGCCCGCGGTGAGCGGACAGGCGTCATCGCCCCCCCCTGTAGAGGGCATGGTGGCCATAGACAGCGTGCCGTCCGGCGCCGCAGGGAGGCTCATGATCGACGGCGCCTGGCAGCCGATCAGAACCCCGTTCACCGCGGGGGGCATAGACATCTCAAACGGCGTGAGCGGCAGGGTGGAGCTCTCGCTCGACGGCCACGAGCCGGTGTCGGAGGGGTTCTTCATCGGGCCCGAGTCCGCGGCCTTCGTGAAGAGCTTCAGGCTCAGACGCTCCTCCAGGGCGACGATCTCCGTATCGGCCCGGCCCTGGGGCCTGGTCACCGTCCCTGGGTACGCGAAGAGGCGCGAGGCGCCCCTGGCCTCGCTCCCGGTTAGCCCGGGCGAGCACACGGTCGAGGTCTTCCATCCGCCCACCGGCCGCTCCCTGAAGGGGAGGGTTTCGCTCGCGTCCGGCGCCTCGGCCAGGTGCAGGGCAATCTTCGACGAAAGGGCCTCCATCGTCTGCCGCTAG
- a CDS encoding matrixin family metalloprotease translates to MRRKSGYLAFLTAAALFLSVCGCNSAGPGHAEETSIRLAKNMVLKRGWSELPVAIYISNSVPERFRPAIVEAMEMWNDEAGIPIFEYAGETPDDAQGRDGLNGIYWDENPSPKGYFGEARTTTVNKDVIVESDIVFFGDPDSFDTLSCEDGKEICRSKVMKKDVKTTALHELGHVLGFVHTDGPADIMNPDFQAGDVHCRFDALLISELQDVYGPIMIADAR, encoded by the coding sequence ATGAGACGGAAATCAGGATATCTCGCGTTCTTGACCGCAGCGGCCCTTTTCCTTTCAGTCTGCGGCTGCAACTCGGCCGGCCCAGGCCACGCGGAGGAGACTTCGATCCGGCTCGCCAAGAACATGGTCCTCAAGAGGGGATGGAGCGAGCTGCCGGTCGCGATCTACATCAGCAATTCCGTGCCGGAGAGATTCAGGCCCGCGATCGTAGAGGCGATGGAGATGTGGAACGACGAGGCCGGCATCCCGATATTCGAGTACGCGGGCGAGACGCCCGACGACGCGCAGGGGCGCGACGGGCTGAACGGCATCTACTGGGACGAGAATCCGAGCCCCAAGGGTTATTTCGGCGAGGCGCGCACCACGACGGTGAACAAAGACGTGATCGTGGAGTCCGACATCGTCTTCTTCGGCGATCCCGACAGCTTCGACACGCTCTCGTGCGAAGACGGGAAAGAGATCTGCAGGAGCAAGGTCATGAAGAAAGACGTGAAGACCACCGCCCTCCACGAGCTGGGACACGTGCTGGGCTTTGTCCACACCGACGGCCCGGCCGACATCATGAACCCCGATTTCCAAGCCGGCGACGTCCACTGCCGGTTCGACGCCCTGCTCATCTCGGAGCTGCAGGACGTCTACGGCCCCATCATGATCGCCGACGCGCGCTGA
- a CDS encoding deoxyribonuclease IV, which produces MIKKKGEDRLLGVHCSIAGGVENAALAGGALGCTAIQLFTGSNKQWSAPPIDAAHAEAFRRAMKEQGIKTAVAHACYLINLAAPDRAIYSKSIRAMTAEIERAHLLGIPWVIVHPGSHKGKGLEWGIERIADAANRAFADTDRLSAGIALETTAGQGASIGGRFEELAAIIDKIDDKGRAAVCFDTCHAFAAGYELRTKRGYDETWRLFDSAVGMKRLVAMHLNDSKGKLGSRVDRHTHVGEGEIGLAGFRLIMNDPRLARVPMLLETPKGDDAEGNDDRNLWSLRRLISSRSGISARRRS; this is translated from the coding sequence ATGATAAAAAAGAAGGGGGAGGACAGGCTGCTCGGCGTGCACTGCTCGATAGCGGGCGGGGTGGAGAACGCGGCGCTGGCGGGGGGTGCGCTCGGCTGCACCGCGATCCAGCTCTTCACCGGGTCCAACAAGCAGTGGAGCGCCCCGCCGATCGATGCGGCCCATGCCGAGGCGTTCAGGCGGGCGATGAAGGAGCAGGGGATAAAGACAGCGGTCGCGCACGCCTGCTACCTCATAAACCTCGCGGCCCCGGACCGCGCGATTTACTCCAAATCGATCAGGGCGATGACGGCCGAGATCGAGCGCGCCCATCTCCTCGGCATCCCGTGGGTGATCGTCCACCCCGGCTCGCACAAGGGCAAGGGGCTCGAGTGGGGGATCGAGAGGATAGCCGACGCTGCGAACCGCGCATTCGCCGACACGGACCGGCTCTCGGCAGGGATCGCGCTCGAGACGACCGCGGGCCAGGGGGCATCCATCGGCGGCCGCTTCGAGGAGCTGGCCGCGATAATCGACAAAATCGATGACAAGGGGAGGGCGGCTGTCTGCTTCGACACATGCCACGCCTTTGCCGCAGGTTACGAACTCCGCACGAAGAGGGGATACGATGAGACGTGGCGCCTGTTCGATTCGGCGGTCGGGATGAAGAGGCTGGTGGCGATGCACCTCAACGACAGCAAGGGGAAGTTGGGCAGCCGCGTGGACCGCCACACCCACGTGGGCGAGGGCGAGATCGGGCTGGCCGGATTCCGCCTCATCATGAACGACCCGAGGCTCGCCCGGGTGCCCATGCTCCTGGAAACGCCCAAGGGCGACGATGCGGAGGGGAACGACGACAGGAATCTCTGGTCTCTGAGGAGGTTGATCTCGAGCCGGTCCGGGATCAGCGCGCGTCGGCGATCATGA